TTTGCTTGCAAACTTGCTTACAATAATTACACAGaatgaaattttattatttacgaTTATGATGATTATAACAAATGAAAGCAGTAAACtacaccaaaaataaaaataaaaacattttcaaatacaaatttaaatcaAAGACTTCACCATATAATCATAGCCATGTGAAACATTATAAACTAAAGTGTCGATGTATTAAAACCCAGACAAAGAAAGTGGAGAATTtcgaaaatacaataaaataaaaaatgattttgacATCCTGATTTTGCCATACTTGCGTTTTTCATCTACCTCATGCATGACCAGTTAGAACTTCAGTCAGTGAAGCGTCGCGCACGCGCAAAAGTTTCCAGGGTGCAGTTTTTAgataatttctctttttttcccttcattttttattcagtaacggatatgatttaaaatgtagcaaagtacaatacttcaaacaaaacatactttttttctacaaaatctataaataagataattgtaagatgctctggataaggatgtctgccaaatgtaaatattttctttaggactatttatttaacaaatcaaaacactttaaataatgataaatttATGATTAATGTTAGAACACATATCTAATTCAAAATATCAGGAAATGAAATAGCCGAAATTCTGAATTATCCGTCCCACATTGTGATCTCAAACCCAAAAGATTTTAGTGTAGACTAAATTGCCATATAATAAGAAGGTTGTTTATTGTACAGTGTTACATCATGTGtcaaattattcatttaatgatTGTATCAGTGTGGCTGAaccaaaagtaaaataaaatggaagaTAAAGAAAATGAATCTGACATGCGGCTCATTGCATTTCAATGACATTGTTAGAATTtcttatactcacacacacacccgcttACGcaaacgcaaacacacacatacacaaacatgcaagcaatgaaaatgacaataattcttaaatgttatttttgtattaattcatatttattgtacattttgtacatatagacatatcaaatacatttttaaaaagtaataacatttgaaattgtttcaataaattataataataatagtaatataataaaaaatataaaataataatgtacataatcatatacaaaatatatacacacgtaagatttattaaattataatattacttataatattaatatttgtaattctTTTATACAATTAGATacataatatctatctatctatctatctatctatctatctatctatctatctatctatctatctatctatctatctatctatctatattgatataatgaaacaatttttatagtttatagtttTTTGGCTTACATCACTGATTGTGTAGATGAGAAATAATCAGACAGTCATGAAAATGTGTCAGAGtcttgcaaaacacacacacacacacacacacacacacacacacacacacacacacacaaaatgattaAAACACTGTAACTGTACCTAATTTActatagtaaataataaatgaatttgtgtgtgtgtgtgtgtgtgtgtgtgtgtgtgtgtgtgtgtgtgtctggtgaaTTACTGTAAAAGTTACTTATGTTTATTAGTCACTATGTTGCAGCAGGCAGCAGATTGTTCATAAACTGATGTAATTGTACATTGTGCTGTAATTCACAAAAATAACagcttattatatatatatataatgatataatgatataaaaattatatatatttttatacagtatcATTCAGTATTATTACACCACATATACAGCATATTTACACcagcacaatacatttttaCCTTATACACACAGGTATGTagctttgtatttttcttttgtattttttgctattttaaagaaaactttgctttgttttgttgtggATTAGTGTATGTGgattaaaatacaatatatacaattttaaaattgactgtaaattaaatgttaattactATGTCTAATTTATCACAGTTTActtataaatctaaataaagaaaaaaaaaaatctttaccaagaaaaacaattcacttttgctcttttatttgttttggtatgttttttttgtatctttggtatgtgtatgtgtatgtgtatgtgtatgtcaaACATCTCAACAATGTTACCACCCTTCAAATGAAATACAATCTATTGTTTTAAAGCCAAATATTTGTTTTGATCGATACTTCCATCTCACACTTTACACTGATTGGCTGCTGGACAGTTTATAAGGTGACACTTCCACACTTATCATAGACACTTCTTCAGGCAGAATCTTTCTGATAACCTGATAACAATTCGACTTGATTGTCAACTTTACCTGAAAGAATGTATTTTGTGCTCAGTGTAGTTTTGCCTCTGCTTATGCTTTCCTTTGGGCAGTGTGCAGTCGTCAATAACACAGAAACCAGAATTGCCTCCAATACAATCAGTGTGCTTAATGGACAGATATGGGGTACATGGGGAGTTACTCAGAAGTGTCCTTCAGGCACCTATGCTACAGGTTTTAGCCTCCTGGTGAGTACACCTCATTTTCAGCAGTTAATAATTACTAATTAAGAAATGTATGAGCACTTATAAGAAaatgaatatactgtatgctAAGTATACTTTATGCTACAGTTACAGTTACAATtacagtttgtttttgtgtgttggtGGTTTACGTAAATGgtgaagtaaaaaagaaaagagtaacTGAAGGACTTCAGTGCAGCAAAGACTGTAACTGGATTCTGTAAACAAATTTGATGTCATCAGTAAATTACTAAAGTATGTTCTTTTTATTAGGTTGAAGGAAATCAGGGTTTTTGGGGCGATGACACGGCCCTAAATGGAATTGCTCTTTACTGCTCAAAACCCATCGGCTCCAACGGGATTGTTGGGACCTACACAACAATCAAGTCTTCTGTAGGAAGGTAAGAAGAGATCAACATTTCATACACTTAGTATATGTTGCATTGTTATGtattacatatttaatgttCAGTATTAATAACATAATGCATACACTAAGTACTgaaaattgcataaaaaaaaatacctacaAAGGATATTCTTAAGATACAAAATTGTTTTAGTATCACAAGTTAGAGAAGGAAACGAAGAGAAAAAGTAATAGCGTCAGTGTTAGCAGAAGTACTAGTCATTGTTgcatcagtagtagtagtagtagtagtagtagtagaagttgTTTTATCAGtagtgactgttgttttatacAGCTGGGGGTCTTGGACAGCAAACAAGTTTTGCCCAAGTGGAGTGCTGAAAGCTTTCCAGCTGCAAGTGGAGAGTTATCAGGGATGGTATGCAGATGATACCGCTGCTAACAACATAAGGTAATTAGTAACACACAATAACCCCCACATCAGACAATTATCTCAAATGTTACACAGTTGGTCATGTCTTTGGTCCTGTCATGTCCTATGtgcatttgattaaaaaaattaacaaaatgtatttctaaCTAAAAACGCCAGGTTTTCATGCACTGGAAACCAGGTGTTGCAAGGCTTGGGCATGAGCTGGGGATCCTGGGGTTCCTGGAGTCCAAGTTGTGGAGGAACTGGCATTTGCGGGATCCAAACAAAAGTGGAGTCACCCCAGGGTGCATCTGATGACACGTCTCTAAATGATGTCATCTTTAACTGCTGTTAAAAATAAGGTATGTTTCTTTCTTATCTTTGTCATCAGGTGTTTTTACACACTTAATGAAAATAACTCTGACACCTTTACCTCACttgaatatttgttttctgtgttACAGTAAGAGTTGACAGGACAAGAACATGAACTTGATCATAATCAGTTTTCGGAATGGATTATAATCACAAATTAATATAATCTTCCAGTAATCACAAACATGTACTCGCTGATGATTTAGTCTTATCTTTTATCCTTTGCCTGttctttaattaaatttcataataaataaaacatgttcaTCAGCagtttttgtggtttatttgtctttatttgaaaaaattatTGTTCTTGATTAGCTAGATCATAACCACCCTAGAGGTGAGTAGTATGAgcagacatttttttcacaatgtGTATAGACGTTTGAAAATATAATGTGTCCTCTGatgatacaaaaatgtaaatgaacaatTTGGATCACATAAACAGTTTTCaatgtaaattaatttaaaagtatCCATTTATTAACAGATTTATCCATGATTTCTtcaatgttttattcctgaGTTCTTTAGGTTTATAATTAACCATTTCCAGCATTTGAAATGTTAGTAATCGGTCCCAAGGCCATTTTACAATTTGTTCAAACCTACCGAAAGGTTAAACACATGAAGCACATCAAATGCAGAGCATATAGCAGCTCCTTCAAACCAAATACATCTAACTGATATAAACTAATAGAAAACCatgtgttttcaaatgtatctaGTGTTAAAGGATGTGCTTTGGTGCTCAGGATGGAAAGCCGAAAAAAGAGTAATTCATATGCAGAGGTGTTTTATACAGTACATCGTCCAAGTTCACCCAGTCACAAACCAATTCAGTACCTGAAAACAGTACCTGGGCTCTGTTCAgagtaatgtacagtatatttatacaaCATATATAGACCCAGGAGATTTGTAAATGGAATTTGTAAATGAGCCAGAAGAGTTTGCCAGAGGATGACCAATCCTGGCATGCTGACTTCATATTACACAACCATgacagtttttttctgtttgtgttcaaattgaattcatattatttttaaggatgattttaatttgaataaaactgGGGTTAGGTCAGGtcaggttaggttaggttaggttaggttaggttaggttaggttaggttaggttaggttaggtttaatctccattacaaaaaaaaaaaaaacctttcataGGGTAAATACTAGGACTCAGTTtctaaaaagtattaatttaacaGTATTTTACCACAGAAACCCAATGTTTTTTGTGTTGCTTGTACTACCATTTAACGTTTATCTGTATACTGTGTTTTCATTCTTCTAACTCTGTGTGCTCCAGTATATCTGCTACTGGAAAACCGCCACGTTTTGTGAAATCAGTGTCCCTTTGTGAAAGTGTGGAAATTTGAAGTCTGGAAAAGCCAAAGGTTATAAAGGTTATTTTAATGTACGCGCACATGTGCACGTCCCGTAATGTTTCTTCGGTAACGGAAATAGGAGGAAACTCAGGCAGCCAATAGCTTTCTGTGGAAGAGAAAACATCATAGAGACAGTTCAGTTTATAAGTGGTCACAGTGTGTCTTCAATTTGCAGACTTCGCTTCCTTTTTTAGGAAAAGATTCTTAGAAGCAAATAAGTTATTTTTGATCTCGGTTTATCAAAAAACATGGATTTTGTGCACAGTATTGTGTTGCCTTTTTTAGTTCTATCATTTGGGCAATTTATAATGGTCAGCCATGGAGAGACTTTGAGAAAATATACTGGGATCATTGCAGTAGAAAATGGGCAGGCCTGGGGCTCATGGGGAAAACGGCAGATGTGTCCCGAAGGGACGTTTGCTACAGGATTTAGCCTGAAAGTaagtacaatatacagtatcttattTCATGATGGATTATTAATAAGTAATTGTATTAGTTACttagaagattttttttctcaaatgctgAATTTAATCATTTAACGCAGCCATTAGgaaggcacaagccagtgcacttttagtgccggtcccaagcccggataaatggggaggattgcattaggaagggcatccagtgtaaaacatgtgccaaattaaatatgcgcatcacaaatcagaatttcatactggattggtcgaggcccgggttaccaaagACCGacacaggtatcgttaacccgcagggtacaggtggaaattgggctactgttggctgaaggaggagaatgagaggaggaagacgtctacagagacagcagggaaaggagaagtggaggagagtggaagtttgggtgggcactttaaatgttggtactatgactggtaaggggagagagatagctgatatgatggagaggagaaaggttgTGTGTTTAGGGGACCAAGttgaaagggagtaagaccaggaacactagcggtgggtttaaactgttttatcatggtgtgaatagaaagagaaatagtgtaggggtgatcctgagggaagagtacagtaatagtgtagtggaggtgaaaagagtttctgatgCCTATGGTCCTGTATCTACTTCTTGATGGAAGAAGGtttaacagtttgtgactgggatgtaaagagtccttgatgatatTGTGAGCTCAGTGGTAGTAGAGTCAGCGGTTGAGGTGAAATGTCTTATGCCTTTATCAAAACGATACGAAAGTGAATGGGTTCCTCCGGTAGGAAGGCACTGCTGTTTGGTTGAGATTGTGGTGTTGATTTGTAATCTGTGATGGTCTTgatgcctttccacattccTCTGGGGTCAGAGTTATGGAAGAGCTCTTCTATATggagtttgtatgtgtgtttggctCTTCTAATACCCattttcaggttggccctggctctgttgtagtcaaagcagcatctcttgctttcaaaaGGAGACAGATCtcatttcacgtgtttgacggtagtgacattgtcaatgcatgTGTTGATATGGTCTAAAACAGATGATGTG
This Silurus meridionalis isolate SWU-2019-XX chromosome 15, ASM1480568v1, whole genome shotgun sequence DNA region includes the following protein-coding sequences:
- the LOC124397624 gene encoding vitelline membrane outer layer protein 1-like; translated protein: MYFVLSVVLPLLMLSFGQCAVVNNTETRIASNTISVLNGQIWGTWGVTQKCPSGTYATGFSLLVEGNQGFWGDDTALNGIALYCSKPIGSNGIVGTYTTIKSSVGSWGSWTANKFCPSGVLKAFQLQVESYQGWYADDTAANNIRFSCTGNQVLQGLGMSWGSWGSWSPSCGGTGICGIQTKVESPQGASDDTSLNDVIFNCC